The DNA window TGTTGATCCTTATTGGGACGGTGATGGCCATAGTCAACGGGGTAGTACTTCCTctcatgtgtgttgtgtttggggACATGACGGACAGCTTTATAAAGGACGCCATGATGTCCCACATAAACATATCCAACCCCAGTGAGTTTTCAGCAGGCTTGGGTGCACATAATTTACGGGATTAAGAAgcaacagtatatatatatatatatatatatatatatatatatatatatatatatatatatatatatatatatatatatataaaacaccTTTTAATAATGTCTTTGTTACCCTGTATCTTCAGATTTTACCTACACCCCAAGCAACAGCTCCTTAGAAGAGGAAATGACGGTGTAAGTCATTATATGATcagcataaatgttttttacgTCAGGAGaaaatatctccaaaatgttgaatttaaagttgatgtttgtagttttttgtttgtaaagaGTTTCATAAGTGCAGGAAGCTCAGATAACTTAAAATATCAGAATAGAAAATTGAGATGCAAGAGATTCTCTAGACACAAAATTGCATCAATTattaatttcttgttacttGAATCATCAATTGCCATCAGCTTTCACTGTAATAGACACATTAGAGAGTTTACATTTCTCTTCAAGTCAAAGCAAATCAACTTCTAAAGTCATACGTCTCTGAATactcctcttctgttcttcCAGTTATTCTGGTTACTTCTCTATCATGGGGGCTATCGTGTTGGTGGCAGCCTACATGCAGGTGGCCTTCTGGACCCTGGCAGCCGGGCGGCAGGTCAAACGCATCCGCAAGTTGTTTTTCCACCACATCATGCAGCAGGAAATCGGCTGGTTCGATGTCAATGAGACAGGCGAGCTCAACACACGTCTCACAGAGTGGGTACCAGAAAAATCGCACACTCTTTTACATATGTCTCATTTCAGTGAGTAATACTGAAGTGTAGATGATGCTGTGTGATGATCATGCCACCCGCAGccatattactgtaaattatttCATTAGTCATTTGGTCTCTATAATGTCagcaaatagtgaaaaaagCCCAtatcataatttcccagagcccaggTTCACATAtataaattgcttattttgtccaaccaaaagtCTAAAACcgaaagatattcagtttactatcatagaagataaagaaaaacagcaaatattcacatttgagaagctggaatcagtgaatttttgccattttttctttgaaaaattacttgaatgattatcaaaattgttaatgATATGTCTGTtcaaaaactaaagtgtaaaaGCCACTTGTGGTTTTGTGCTTGTCCTcctcaccatgaggttgatcgAATAATCTCTTTTTAGTATCGTATAATATAATCCATCTGAAATTAAAAGATCAAAATCAGGATTAATAAAGGTGCACAGTTGTCACATGATCCATAATATATAAATGTTGCAGTACTCTGAAGATCAATGGTGGACAAGTTGTTTATATTTGCATGCGCAGTGATATCTATAAGATCCAAGAGGGTATGGGTGACAAGGCGGGGAGGCTGATCCAGGCCTACACCACCTTCATCGCATCCTTCATCATCGGCTTCTACAAAGGCTGGAAACTCACTCTCGTCATCCTGGCTGTGAGCCCTGCGCTGGGCATTTCAGCCGCAGTTTTCAGTAGGGTAAGCTTCTCTCCGTAGTGTTTGTGTTGCTCTTTTAAAGTTTGCGTTCTCTTTGTCTATCTTCCTGCCTTTCCTCACACCCCTAATCTTAATAACATTATGTCCTTGTCTGAACAGGTGCTGGCGACTTTCACTAGTAAAGAGCAAACTGCATATGCCAAAGCTGGAGCTGTGGCGGAAGAGGTGCTTTCTGCTATCAGGACAGTGTTTGCCTTCAGTGGTCAGGACAGAGAGATCAAGaggtgtgtacagtatgttatatatGTAGGTGTACATGCACCTGCATCTGTACTGTCACATATTTCTGTGTTAAAACGGGTCTCATTTTATTTGGGTAGTCCCACTGATTCTCAACTTATTATCACATGGATATAACGACACAGATTCCCTCAATAGTGTGAAAAATactccaaaaatattcagtgttcTGTGgttataataaaactttatttgtatagcacatttcatacaaaaagATGGGATACATATATGGTATGTCCCTATGACCCTAtggtaaaaacaaagcagaaattattttaaaagagaTCATTAAAACCAAATAAGATtgatagtaaataaataacaattaaTACTGTGGGTGGGGTAATATATAGTATCAGTGGTTTATAGGTCATTTTAGTCACCGAACTGATAGCTGAATGTCAGTGCTGGAATATCTGAATCCAAAGTGTCACCCTAAAATTATAACACAATTTTGACGTTATTATGACGAAGTTATGACCAAATATGGTTATTGTCTAttcaacaaagcaaaacaactgTGCAGAGCAAATAAATATTGTTCTATAAAGTGATCAAAGTCCTAGAAAAAAGCCCCAGCAAATGCTGTAACTGGATAAAACCCATACAAAGCCATAGAATTGGATTAGTGTTTTCTACTGATGCAACACGCCCTGTTGTCATTGCAATCCAATTTATATTTAACCCTAACTTTGCTTGCCATTGAACTAGCACTCATGCTtttgtctgcgtgtgtgtgttgcaccACAGATATAATAAGAACTTGGAGGATGCTAAGAACATGGGAATAAAAAAGGCGATCTCTGCAAACGTTGCCATGGGCTTCACCTTCATGATGATCTACCTGTCCTATGCTCTGGCCTTCTGGTATGGAAGTACACTCATCCTGAGTAAGGAGTACACCATTGGAACTTTACTAACCGTGAGTAGACACATTATGACAgaatttgtaattatttttttccctttaaacaTAAGGGACACTGAAAAAGAAGGTTGGTGCAGTtaacactgatgtgtgtgtgtgtcttaaggTGTTCTTCGTTGTGCTTATTGGAGCGTTCACTGTGGGACAGTCGTCTCCCAACATCCAGACCTTTGCCAGCGCGCAGGGAGCTGCATATAAAGTCTACAGCATTATTGATCATGTAAGTTATGCAACATTTTTCCCCAAAGCACACATGTCAGAAGATTTTTATTAATCTCTTTGCTGCTggacagctgtcagtttgtaTTACTGAACATGCACCGCTGCACTCTGGCTCTCTGGGAAGCCGCTTTGATGCAGCCGACAACTTGAGGTCAGTAATGAGATGTCGGATTTTGCTCTAATTGGAGCACCTGCTGTTTGAATGAAGATTGCAGGTCATTTGGTTGATACTGCACAGCTGTGGTTCTCCCTTTCCTGAACTTATTGTGAGGTTAAAAGAGGTATCCGTTTTGCAAATATTGCACTACTATCAGACAAGTACGGTGGCTTCCTCGTCACGGAACTAACAACAGTGTAATGTAAAGTGGTCGTAATAGCTTCAGAAAGATGCAGCATAACTAATTTGTTTAGCTGAATGTCTTACAGGGTAATTTCAGGCAGAGTCTTGTCTCTAGCTACTCTGGGCAATGCCTATGTTTAGTTTAAAGTTTACTGTTAATCTTCCACTAAGACAACGCACACTCAAAGTAGTTTATAAACACAGATGCAGGATACTGCATTCTACAAACTACTGGTTGCACTTGAATACAAATCAGCATTTTTACAGCCTCAAGCAAAACTGAAGAAGTATGAAATCTCCTCTCAGGGAATATTAGTTACTCCATGCTCCAAGCTCAAAACTGAAGGAGACTGTGGATTCAAAGTCATGGCTCCTAATTTATGTAACTCTCTCCCGTTGGACTTAAGATCTGTGGACAGCTTGCTTTTACttagtttcatttatttttatctgtaaCTTTTTGTAAAAAGGACATAAAACGGTCTCAAATCCTCCGTCAACACAGAGCTCGACCTTTGTCAGCAGCAAAACAGAAGAGAGAATAGCGGTCAGTGTTTAACCGCACTGAGagacagtgaaaacacacagagctgtggAAATAAACATTAGCCTTGTTGAATTCGCTCACCCTAACCTGGAGGGCTAACAGCCTTCCTCCCATTGTCTGTTTG is part of the Siniperca chuatsi isolate FFG_IHB_CAS linkage group LG9, ASM2008510v1, whole genome shotgun sequence genome and encodes:
- the abcb4 gene encoding ATP-binding cassette, sub-family B (MDR/TAP), member 4 isoform X3; the encoded protein is MDPGMDVKDEMEMLATAKHEKNGDLSESKKNDKNKRKKKKEKEPKLPKVGPIALFRFANRLDLVLILIGTVMAIVNGVVLPLMCVVFGDMTDSFIKDAMMSHINISNPNFTYTPSNSSLEEEMTVYSGYFSIMGAIVLVAAYMQVAFWTLAAGRQVKRIRKLFFHHIMQQEIGWFDVNETGELNTRLTDDIYKIQEGMGDKAGRLIQAYTTFIASFIIGFYKGWKLTLVILAVSPALGISAAVFSRVLATFTSKEQTAYAKAGAVAEEVLSAIRTVFAFSGQDREIKRYNKNLEDAKNMGIKKAISANVAMGFTFMMIYLSYALAFWYGSTLILSKEYTIGTLLTVFFVVLIGAFTVGQSSPNIQTFASAQGAAYKVYSIIDHKPSIDSFSEAGFKPDSIRGDIEFKNIHFSYPSRPDIRILNNLSLSVMSGQTIALVGSSGCGKSTTVQLLQRFYDPQEGAVTIDGHDIRSLNIRYLREMIGVVSQEPILFATTIAENIRYGRLDVTQEEIEQATKEANAYDFIMNLPDKFDTLVGDRGTQMSGGQKQRIAIARALVRNPKILLLDEATSALDAESETIVQAALDKSMGVRDFLWPSQLTSCWLPTHINGSTGSYHHSCGPPPLNH